The Denticeps clupeoides chromosome 16, fDenClu1.1, whole genome shotgun sequence DNA segment ACCAGATCAACAAGAAGACAGCACGAGTTAATTCTGGTTAACTCAAGTTTACTCAAATTGGCTTTATCAACATTGGACACTGAACTGTAGGAAATATTCTTTGTTGCTCATCCTGATTATACATTATTTCCACTTATACATTATTATCAGCTCTTATTaacctgttttttttgctgaaacttTACTGTATTTACGGGACATTTCTCATataataatctctctctctaaatATATAATCCCATTTCAGacttgtgtgtatatttgttgCTTTTTAAGGGACTAGATGAATTAAggtgatgcttttgtgtttcagAGACGCCCCCTCCAGGCTATGTGAGTGAGGACGGGGAGACCAGTGACCACCAAATGAGCCACAGCATGGACACAAGTAAAACCATACCAATTAACTTTACCCATAGTCCTGTCTCATCAAGCTGAGGCACCTACACCTCTGTTTCTCTTTTAAAAAACAGGCTCTCCAAACCTGTCCCCTAGTCCAGTATCTCCAGCACACAGCAACTTGGGTAAGTTGCAGGGAGAAACATGtggtatgtgagtgtatgtgtgggttTACTCTGGATAACATCATTTAATAAAAGTTATTCTTGCACAACATTTCCCAAGCCTCCTGCTCACCGAATTTGTTGCCCCATTTAAGTTTTAAGTACAAAATGCTCTCGGTTTCCATTTCTTCACACTAAAAGAATAAACCTGACACCTTCATGACTTCTGCCAGACTTCAAATCACAGACCCATGCCAAGATTTGGGAAGGTTAGGAAGCTTCAGAAgccaattcaatttcagtttgccctgaaattttatttcttttatgagacatttatttttggtAGAGATTTGctgaatcatttttattaatcatgtTACAGTGACTGAAAAACACAACAGTTACGTCACTTAACCAGTTTATTTAAGCCACTATCCTGATCTTTTGTTTATCATAACCTTAGGGTTTAACAGGATCTAAAAAGTAGAGGATAAGAGGTGCTTCTTTAAGACAGGAAGTTctcagtgtgtatgtgtctgtgtgttttaacgCATGCATAAGAGAATGTTGGTGTTGGCAGATGGATGAGAATAGGGAACCTCCCTTTTTTGGAAGGGCTCTAGATAGCTCAGAGGAAGCCACTTGTAAACGTAGCTTTTGTTTCTTTCCCATCTGATTTCAAAGCGGCACCAAAGATACAGGCCTCCCACACTtgaactaataataatatcctGTGAATTATTATCGCTTCACCAGATTGCTTGGGGGTGTCTTCCCGGAGCTTCTGCAGAAACAACAAACAGTCAGTTTCCCCAAGCCGAGGTggctttattttaaaagggcCTTGCATCAGCACTGCAGTCTTCTTCTCCGAAGCATTTACAGGAACTTGTGTTTTTCAATCTGCGCACCGTTACCCCGTAATTTGCCTTCTGTGTCGCTGGATCCAATTGATGCCAGTCTTTCCACTGGCCTGGTTTGTGTTTCTGGGAATTGCTATTCCACATTGACATCACTGTGTCGTATGtatcctcccttttttttttcttgctctgtGTATCCGTCTCATTCCCAAGTACCTACTTTGCCCCACTATAATACCTCTTTTATTTACCCTCCTTCAGACCTTCAGCCAGTGACATACTGCGAACCGGCATTCTGGTGCTCCATCTCTTATTACGAGCTGAACCAGCGCGTGGGGGAGATCTTCCACGCCTCACAGCCCTCCCTCACCGTGGACGGCTTCACTGACCCATCCAACTCAGAGCGCTTCTGTCTGGGTTTGCTTTCCAACGTCAACCGCAACGCAGCTGTGGAACTCACACGGCGCCACATCGGTAACCTGCCtgccttttttacattttacagacgGACGCTTATATGGAGATCAGTCGTGGCTGCAAATATAAGTCGCTcaggaaaaaagttttttttgatCTCTGTTCTCCAGGCAGGGGAGTACGTTTGTACTACATCGGAGGGGAGGTGTTTGCAGAGTGTCTCAGTGACAGCGCCATCTTTGTCCAGAGTCCCAACTGTAACCAGCGCTACGGCTGGCACCCGGCCACCGTGTGTAAGATCCCACCAGGTGAGGCGTCAGTAGAAAAGTTCCGTTTGCCTCCGATCCCACATGTAGCAGTCGTGCTGCATGATccacacacttaaaacaaatGCTTCTCATGACATCAAAAGCAAAAACTCTCTCAAATTCAGGATATGATTCAATTGTTCTTGTTCTATTTTTCTTAGAATAATTTTCTTTCTGCCACAATTTTCTTGACATTATATAGTGTAAAGTTATAGTGCAATGTTAAGAGTGTTCAGAGTGTATGCTCTTTAAGTTTTTTTGCACggttttgtgattttttaaGAAATATTGTAGATATGTGCATTGTATTTAGCAGTGTATTATATAGAATTTCTTTAGTGTATGAAATTTCCATTTCTGTGAAGCATTTCTTTTGCACAAATTCATGTTGCTGTGgttattgtttgtgtgtttcaggttgCAATCTTAAGATCTTCAATAACCAGGAGTTTGCAGCTCTTCTGGCCCAGTCAGTGAACCAGGGCTTTGAGGCCGTCTACCAGCTGACCCGCATGTGCACCATCCGCATGAGCTTCGTGAAAGGATGGGGAGCCGATTACAGGTAATCAGCGAAATAAATGAGTTTATTCAAACCTACGTCACACTGTCATATAACAATAAGGACTCTCCAGTGGGTTTCCATGGCATTATATCAGCTACCAGCAGTACTGGCCACCGGCACAGACCACCCAGTCACAACTTAATTCAGTTCCTCAAAGCAGAGTGGAGTCCCATTAAAACGCTGTCATTTTTGTCTTGTGCTTCTTTTGTTGCTTTTACTGCTACCTCATGTGACACTAAGCTCCAGCATGCTTCAGACACGTCCTGTCCTGTTTGTCAGCACATGACATTCTGTGGCATGATGCCCTGACATGGGATTAACGCACACGCTCATTCAGAGCGGTTGGCCTGAAATCACATCTCCGGAACTGTACGTTCTCAGAGACATGCGGTGATGTCTCCATCCCTGAATCACGCTATGAAAAACAAACGCGAGCTGTCAGACTTTCCTCGGTCCGCTTGCCCCTTCCCCACATGGCTTTGAGCAACTTCATTGTTTGTAAGGCAGCAATGGTTGGCCTAATCAGAGCCAGATGTAGGTTTACACCCGGGAGATCATCTGGAGAAAGTGGCTCGGGTCTCCAGACAGCGCAGCATGTGGAGACACTTAAGTGGCAGGTTGGATTTCAGCTGACGCCCACTCGCGCTCTCTCACGGACCGTCACCCACCCCCGGTCACTCACCAGTCCAAACCCTCAGCCAGACTTGCGGCCTCTCCGTTACTGAGAGGAGACTCCCAAAGGCCTGGATGAATGAGGCTGAAGTTTCTGCCTTTCCCTCGCCCCCTCGCCGTTCTCCTGCATGGAGATGTAATCAGGGCGGACTGCCGGGGTCCGTGATTTACCACTGCCCACTTGGCCTTGTGTGAGTGGGAGGCAGGTGGACGTCTGGCCAGCCAGCCTCCCTCTGTGCTGCTCAAGTGAGTTTAATAGCAGCGGAGGACGGCCGTTAAGATCAGTCACCCTGGCCCGGCCGAGGCGGTAGTTTGCTGTAAGATTTAAAACGCTGGTGCTTAACGACCGGCGGTGTGTatggggagagagaggcggGCGCGGGTCGGCGGGGTAACAGGGAGAGACGTGAGCAGAGCGGGGAGCTGCTCggagacactgcagcaccgcTCAGGGCCACGGCGCAGTCTTGTGTAAGCAGGAAGGAATGCAGGAGACTCTGTTTGGCACAGACCCCTGTccctgtgtggtgtgtgtgtgtgtgtggtgtgtgtgagtgtgtgtgtgagggagagagacggCGATGAATTTAGTTCAGGTCCAGGCAGGCAATTTGGCCTCTGGGCCTGGCTGAGCCACTCCAAATGAGACTGCACCCGAGAGGGATTAGGCGACGGACGGAATGAAGGGAATTTTTGAATGAAGCCTGAGTCTTAAGCACTCCTGCACCTTTTGGAAATTGCAATATAGCAACATTATTGTATAAGTTGTACTGAATTATTTTTTGTCAAGGCAACATAATATGAGCTCCGCTGATTTAGCATCTTTGAAGGCGTTGAAATGGAATGATTATTTCAGAACATTGCCGACAGTAACCAACTAATCTGACTACTAATCCTCACCTTGCTATAATGCATGCTTATATGAAATATTTGTgtgcaaaaatgtaatgtatctGTATCTACATTTGATGTATGTATTGTGTTTATGTATTCATATGTACTAATACGTTCATTTCTGCAAATTTCTTTCTCCAGGCGACAGACAGTGACCAGCACCCCCTGCTGGATCGAGCTGCATCTCAACGGCCCCCTCCAGTGGTTGGATAAAGTTCTGACGCAAATGGGCTCCCCCAGCCTCCGGTGCTCCAGTGTGTCATAGGAAACTgcccacacaaacaaacacacacagaaataacagGAAATGTGcagcacaggaaaaaaaaaccctaaacaaAGCGAGAGGGCGGCGTGAGCTTCCGACTCCTCGAGCCTCTGCTCCCCACCGTCAGCAgcactttgtttttttacattttagttgcGATGGGGAAGTGCATTAAGCAGTACAACAGCTGTTTGTACTGATGTTTTCCGGTGTCCATATCATGTGATATTCATTTTAATACGTGAAATCATTTGGCATGTactgcctaaaaaaaaaaaaaaaaaaaaacatgtacaaatagaattttttctcagattttagcagtgtgtatatataaaaaaatatatatattaataacagCAAATGTTTTAGTTGAGTATTTTTAAAGCAAGTGTTGAAACTGTTTTTTGTACAGTACAAAATGAAGTTTTATAAATTTCAGTTACTTTTGTCCTTGTTTCGAAATTTGTCGTGAGTGTAATTTCCCAGTAGAGGATTGTAGAACTTGAACTTTGTTGTAAAATGACCAGTGTGTGTTACGGAGGAACTTTCTGGCAAcgttatatttttttatcagcaCCAGCGACTCATTCAACTCACGGTGCTTCTTGTGTCCTGTTGTCTGTCGTTCACGCAACACAACAGTGTTACATCTCATtaatgtgtgtatacatatatgtaaACCTGAAGATTTTATTAAGCTTCTACCCAATTGGTcttctgtgtttaaaaaaaaaaaaaaaagaataatttgtTTTTTGCTCCCCAACTATGAAACGGTGCCTTGAGGTCCATGGCATTAGTGTAGTGTAGAAGTTCCTGATATTCTCAAATGTATGGCCATGGTGGCTATTTTTTTGGTGAGGGGGGGTTATTTATGCCAGCACTGTGTCCCCTGTTATATTAAATGTGATTGTGCTGGGTGCGTAATCTCTTTGGCGGTCTGCTCTCTGCATGCAGATCCTGGCCATTTGATGCTagatgccccccccccttcttttagGAGGAATCAAGCATCATCCCATACGCATTTATTTATCCGAATAGGTGAAATGTAGAGAAGTTGTGGGTACGATTTTGGCCAATATTTGGGTAACAATACCGGTACCTGCCCAATAACACAAGCATTGAACCGCCCAATGCTTACATACAGAAGGCCTCTCTGTATGAGTATCAGAATATGTTAGAAGAGGGGAAAAGTGCTCAATTGTTACTGTCATTTTAACAAAGTCAAGTAATCAGTTGGCAAggccaaacttttttttttaccaatgcTTCGGTAAAGTAAGTCTTGATTGTGCCTTTCCATTCAAAACTGTATACACAATGTGTTTCTGATGCTTAGAGTCTTCTACAGGTTTAGCGTGTATGATGTTGCTGGTCCAAAcaaaatatgtacatacatCTACAGAAATGATGATGCATGCTTATTTTTCTCCATTCTTTTTACTCTAGATTCTATTTTGCTACCAAATATTTTTATAGAAAGAAGTTGCTGTTTAGCAATGCACTTGCTTTACCGATAGTTTCTTGCTCTATAATAACCTATAATACACAAAACAGGTACCAGAAGGCAACTGCTGGCGGGTTTAGGGAAGTTTGTACCAGAAGGCGAgaaaagtggagaaaaaaaagggaacgtTTGCACAGTGTGAGCATTGCACGTGCTTTCGACGGGCCCTCGTGCAGCCGGTGGTTTCTTTCATGCTTCCCTTTGAAGAGCTGCCCGTCTTGTCTCAGACAGAACGGCAGTGCAGCGGAGACCGAGGAGTCCCCCCCACCTTCATAACCTTCTGTAAACAGGGAGGAGGGGGCGTCGGCTGTGCAGTcggcagtgtgtgttttatcctGGGTATTTAGGTAAAGGATTGAGGCTCGTATTCGGAGAGCATCACCCTTAACTGAGCTCACAAAGAGTAATCCTCAGCACCCAATACTATCTAGAAATTTGTTGAATTCATAaatttgtcttttgttttgcctcatagtctttttttttttttttttttcatgtgcgtagtcgtgtatgtgtttgtgctttttacTTCTGCTAAATGTCTTGTGAAACGTTATATCCTAATATTTTCCCAAAATGTCTACTCAAATAATTCAGTTAATTGTATTTTGGTTGTTGCTGTATGTTGtcttttaataaaatttatatCTCATTTTGCTTTGCAAGTTCGCTTTGGtgtatttttgacttttcttttATAACAAACAGAAAGACAGCTTCACAAAGTGAACAGTAAATAATCCGCCTTCATGTGTCAAACAGACGCTTCCAAGAGGTCAGTCCTCCCGATGTGAAATAATAACGCTCGCGGAGTGCCGACAGGCTTCCGAGGGGTGTTTACTGATGCAGACAGTCTCCGTCGCTCTCCTTACACTGATGGCTCCTGTCAGATTTCGCTTTGTGATTAGCAATCTGCCTGTCATCGCGCTTAATATAAGACGTGCACAGCCTTGCTCTGACATGAAGGCTGGCTTTGTTCGCCGAGGCCTCTGGGGCGAGGAGGGACTGCAACCTGTCTTCGTGCACGAAACTACTTTACCAACACACTCAAGGGTGACAAACGTTTGGAGAGTGTTTCACAACTCTCCCTAATGGTGATGACAATGGCGTATTTATACAGAGGAAATGCAAACCAATATGGCCTAAGGGAACACATTAACTGCAGGCCACTGAGTGGTTGACCCTTTAATGGCATTTAACTAAGCAGACTCTCATGATTTCATCTGCCTCGGCcttgaaaataatttattgcgTTTGAATGGCTTGATAATTGGAAGATGTTTATTTGCTTCATTGGAGACACACCTCAATACCCGTACACAACACCCCAAAACTGCTCTGCTGTGAATGGCGAATGGAGAATAATATTTGGTCAGCAGGTGGCTCTTTCCGGAGAGACATTGCCTGAAGAAGTTGTGTTTAGGACAAATGACAACTGTGCACTGATAACTGGACTTGTACAGGAACAGGATGCCCAGATAAACAAGCAGGGGCATTTGGATTCTCTGCAGAGGGGAATCCTGATCTGACAGTTGGACGTTTTGCCATCTAAATAGCATTCCATAATAATACCTTGTTGACAAATGTCAAGGCAAAAACGAG contains these protein-coding regions:
- the smad3a gene encoding mothers against decapentaplegic homolog 3a; its protein translation is MSILPFTPPIVKRLLGWKKGEQNGQEEKWCEKAVKSLVKKLKKTGQLDELEKVITTQNANSKCITIPRSLDGRLQVSHRKGLPHVIYCRLWRWPDLQSHHELRAVDLCEYAFHMKKDEVCVNPYHYQRVETPVLPPVLVPRHEIPAEFPQLDDYIHSIPENTNFPAGIEPQGNYIPETPPPGYVSEDGETSDHQMSHSMDTSSPNLSPSPVSPAHSNLDLQPVTYCEPAFWCSISYYELNQRVGEIFHASQPSLTVDGFTDPSNSERFCLGLLSNVNRNAAVELTRRHIGRGVRLYYIGGEVFAECLSDSAIFVQSPNCNQRYGWHPATVCKIPPGCNLKIFNNQEFAALLAQSVNQGFEAVYQLTRMCTIRMSFVKGWGADYRRQTVTSTPCWIELHLNGPLQWLDKVLTQMGSPSLRCSSVS